The following coding sequences lie in one Pempheris klunzingeri isolate RE-2024b chromosome 13, fPemKlu1.hap1, whole genome shotgun sequence genomic window:
- the nkx2.2a gene encoding LOW QUALITY PROTEIN: homeobox protein Nkx-2.2a (The sequence of the model RefSeq protein was modified relative to this genomic sequence to represent the inferred CDS: inserted 2 bases in 1 codon): MRIVRKAGAATFPCIFPPXHQNMSLTNTKTGFSVKDILDLPDTNDEEGSITGAEEDTEGSETTSTTKNTGVLVQSPLENVQNLPLKNPFYDSSDNPYTRWLATTDSIQYSLHGLSASSQDSAKSPEPSADDESPDNDKETSSSGGSDSGKKRKRRVLFSKAQTYELERRFRQQRYLSAPEREHLASLIRLTPTQVKIWFQNHRYKMKRARAEKGMEVTHLPSPRRVAVPVLVRDGKPCHTLKAQDLAATFQAGIPFSAYSAQSLQHMQYNAQYSAAATPQFPTAHHLVQTQQWTW, from the exons CGGATTGTCCGAAAAGCTGGTGCGGCAACTTTTCCCTGCATATTTCCCCC CCACCAGAATATGTCGTTGACCAACACAAAGACGGGCTTTTCTGTAAAGGACATTTTGGACCTTCCTGACACAAATGACGAAGAAGGATCTATCACCGGAGCGGAGGAAGACACGGAGGGATCGGAGACCACGTCCACGacaaaaaacactggagttttGGTGCAAAGTCCACTAGAAAACGTTCAAAATCTGCCTTTAAAGAACCCCTTTTATGACAGTAGTGACAATCCTTACACACGATGGCTTGCTACTACGGACAGTATTCAATATTCAT TGCACGGCCTATCCGCCAGCTCTCAGGACTCGGCCAAGTCCCCGGAGCCGTCCGCGGACGACGAATCGCCGGACAACGACAAGGAAACTTCCAGCAGCGGCGGCAGCGACTCCGGCAAGAAGCGGAAAAGGAGGGTGTTGTTTTCCAAGGCGCAGACCTACGAGCTGGAGCGCCGCTTCAGGCAGCAGAGGTACCTGTCCGCCCCGGAGAGGGAGCACCTGGCCAGCCTGATCCGCCTCACCCCGACCCAAGTGAAGATCTGGTTCCAGAACCACCGGTATAAGATGAAGAGAGCCCGGGCCGAGAAAGGTATGGAAGTGACCCATCTCCCTTCTCCCAGGCGGGTGGCCGTGCCCGTCTTAGTCAGGGATGGAAAGCCTTGTCACACTCTTAAAGCTCAGGACTTGGCGGCCACTTTTCAGGCCGGGATCCCCTTCTCGGCTTATAGTGCCCAGTCACTCCAACACATGCAGTATAACGCGCAGTACAGCGCCGCGGCCACGCCACAGTTCCCCACAGCACATCACTTGGTGCAAACGCAACAGTGGACTTGGTGA